Proteins from a genomic interval of Bos mutus isolate GX-2022 chromosome 15, NWIPB_WYAK_1.1, whole genome shotgun sequence:
- the SCN4B gene encoding sodium channel subunit beta-4: MPGARDQGAARARWLGIGLLGLFLLPVSLSLEVSVGKATTIYAVNGTEILLPCTFSSCFGFENLHFWWSYNSSDTYKILIDGTVKNEKSDPKVKLKDDDRITLEGSTKEKMNNISISLKNLEFSDTGKYTCHVKNPKENDFQHQATIFLQVVDKLEEVDNTVTLIILGVVGGVIGLLIFILLVKKFIAFIIKKTQEKKKECLVSSSGNDNTENGLPGSKAKRKHQPKCEPCVGPSSCWEPHFPTMKPMLEPCP, from the exons GTCTTTTCCTGCTCCCGGTGTCCCTGTCGCTGGAGGTGTCAGTGGGAAAGGCCACCACCATCTACGCTGTCAACGGCACGGAGATCCTGCTACCCTGCACCTTCTCCAGCTGCTTTGGCTTCGAGAACCTACACTTCTGGTGGTCCTACAACAGCAGTGATACATACAAGATC CTCATAGATGGGACTGTGAAGAATGAGAAATCGGACCCCAAGGTGAAATTGAAAGATGATGACCGCATCACTCTGGAGGGCtccacaaaggagaaaatgaacaaTATTTCCATTTCGCTGAAGAACCTGGAGTTCAGCGACACGGGCAAATATACCTGCCACGTGAAGAACCCTAAGGAGAATGATTTTCAGCACCAGGCCACCATCTTCCTCCAAGTTGTTGATAAAT TGGAAGAAGTGGACAACACTGTGACCCTCATCATCCTGGGTGTCGTGGGCGGGGTCATTGGGCTCCTCATCTTCATCCTGCTGGTTAAGAAGTTCATTGCCTTCATCATCAAGAAGACTCAGGAGAAGAA GAAGGAGTGCCTCGTGAGTTCCTCAGGGAACGATAATACCGAGAATGGGTTGCCCGGCTCCAAGGCGAAGAGAAAGCACCAACCAAAGTGTGAGCCCTGCGTGGGGCCAAGCAGCTGCTGGGAGCCTCACTTTCCTACGATGAAGCCGATGCTTGAGCCGTGTCCGTGA